The sequence CCGTGATACTGAAAATACCAATCTGCGTAGCCTTGTAAGCCGTCAGTTCCGCCGCCGTCAGGTACTGCGTCAGCAAATCGTCGGGTAGTACGATGGGTTTCCGCTTCTGAATCTGGACGTTTGTAAAGCCAGCCTGCGTCACCGTGTCGAGGTAGGCCTGCTCCTGAATGGCACCCGATACGCAGCCCGCGTACAGCTCGGCCGCCTGCCGAATTGCGGGGGGCAACGTACCGGCCAGCACGATATCGGAGATGCTAAAATGGCCGCCCGGTTTCAGGATTCGGAAGGTCTCGGCAAACGCCTGGGCTTTGTTGGGTACCAGGTTCATCACGCAGTTGCTCACCACCACGTCGGCCAGGTTATGGGGCAGCGGCATGTCTTCGATGTCGCCATAGACAAACTCGACGTTGGTGTAGCCCAGCTTTTTGGTGTTCTGCCGGGCGCGGTCGATCATAGCGGGCGTCATGTCGAGGCCAATCACGCGGCCGGTTTCGCCCGTTTCGGCGCGGGCCACAAAGCAGTCGTTGCCCGCCCCGGAACCCAGATCGACTACGACGTCACCGGGTTTGATCTGGGCAAATTGCGTGGGCAGGCCGCAACCCAAACCGAGGTCGGCGTCGGCAACGTACCCAGCCATGTCGGTGTAGTCGTCGGCCATAATCGCCGCATCATCGAGGGGCGAGCAGCCACAGGCCGAGCCGCAGCACGAGGCCGCATTGACCGTCCGCGACTGATCGGCCACCTGCGTGTAGGTGTCGCGCACAAGCGTTTTGAGTTGTTCGTCGGTTTGCATAGCAGAATTGGTTTATTGCGATATTACGATGATTAAGGTCAATTTTTTTTAACAGCAGATGTTCCCCTCAAATGACGTCAGCAACGACCCAAAAATGGCTTTGGCTTCTGCCCAGACGTCTTCGTTGATGCAGTAGCACACGCGGGGCGGCTGCACATTTCCCTTCACGATACCGATCCGGCTCAACTCTTTCAAATGTTGCGACACGGTGGCCTGCGACAGCGGCAGCACGTCGACCAGATCGCCGCAGATACACGACTGCGTTTTGACCAGGTGCTGCAAAATGGCAACCCGCGCCGGATGCGCAAACGCCTTGGCCAGATCGGCAATGCGGTTTTGGTCGGCGGTGAATACTTCGGTCTTGGTCAGTCCCATGCTGTAAAGGTAGGGGTAGTTTTATTAATCGCAATAATACGATAAATATTTTTCATCTGTAGCGGACAACGGTCAGGCGGAACACCCATTTATAAAAAATTGTTATGCATGCATACTACCTATCCACCCATTCACCATATTTGTAGTGAAATAGTATGCACGCATAACAATTCCTGACCAATGATTGCCACCGACAACAAAGCGTCGATTAAGGGCGGCGAATTCCTGATCAAAGACACGGACGCTTCGCAGGTTTTCATTCCCGAAGAATTTACCGAAGAACAACAGATGATTGCGGCCACCTGCCGCGAGTTTCTGGAACGCGAAATCTGGCCCCGCCTCGACGAAATCGACGCGGCGAAATCGCCCGAGCTGATGTCGTCGTTGATGGACAAAGCGGGTGAACTAGGGCTGCTGGGTACGTCGGTTCCCGAAGAGTACGGCGGTTTCGGCATGAATTTCAACACCTCGATGCTGGTGGCGGAAGCAACCGGCGCGGGTCACTCGTTCTCGGTAGCGCTCTCGGCCCATACGGGCATCGGTACGTTGCCGATCGTGTATTACGGTAACGAAGAACAGAAAGCTAAATACCTGCCCAAACTCGCCACGGGTGAGTGGAAAGCGGCCTACTGCCTCACTGAGCCCGATTCGGGGTCAGACGCCAATTCGGGCAAGACCAAAGCCAAACTGACCGAAGACGGCAAGCACTATGTCATCAACGGGCAGAAGATGTGGATCACCAACGGTGGTTTCGCCGATCTGTACATCGTTTTTGCCAAAATCGATGATGATAAAAATCTGTCGGCCTTTATCGTAGAGCGTTCATACGACGGCATCACGATGAACGAGCCCGAGCACAAACTGGGCATCAAAGGCTCCGATACACGTCAGGTTTTCTTCAACGACGTGAAGGTGCCGGTCGAGAACCTACTGTCAGAACGCGGCAACGGTTTCAAGATCGCCGTAAACATCCTGAACATCGGGCGAATCAAACTGGGTATCGCCGTTGTGGGTGGTGCCAAACAGACCGTCAACGAAGCCGTTCGCTACGCCAACGAGCGCAAGCAGTTCGGCATCAGCATTTCGCGGTTTGGGGCCATCAAGCACAAACTGGGCGAAATGGCCGTGAAGATTTACGCGTCGGAATCAGCCAGCTACCGGGCGGGTCAGAATATCGACGACGCCATCGAAGACCTCAAAGCGGGTGGCATGGACGACGCCCAGGCCAAACTGAAGGCGCTGGAGCAGTTTGCCATCGAGTGCGCCATCATGAAAGTACACGGCTCGGAAGCCCTCGACTACGTGGTCGATGAGGGAGTTCAGGTGTATGGCGGCATGGGTTACTCGGCCGACGCGCCGATGGAACGCGCCTACCGCGATGCCCGGATCAACCGGATTTTCGAAGGCACCAATGAGATCAACCGGATGCTCGTGGTGGATATGCTCCTGAAGCGGGCCATGAAAGGTGAACTCGACCTGATGGGCCCGGCCATGGCCATTGCCAAAGAGATCATGTCGATCCCCGATTTCAGCAGCGACGACGACGAAACGCTGTTTGCCGCCGAGAAGAAGGTGCTGAAAAACCTCAAAAAAGCCGTACTGATGGTAGCCGGTGCCGCTGCCCAGAAGTTCATGGCGAAACTCTCGCACGAGCAGGAGATCCTGATGAACCTGGCCGATATGGCAATCGAGGTGTATGTGGCCGAGTCGGTGCTGCTGCGCGTCGAGAAGCTGATCGGGCTGAAGGGCGAAGGCGCGCTGTCGCTGCAAAAAGACATTGCGCTAACGTACCTGCACGAGGCGGTCGAGAAGATCAACAACGCGGGCCGCGCCGCCATCACCAGCTTTGCTGAAGGCGACGAGCTGCGCGTGATGCTGATGGGCCTGAAGCGGTTCACGAAAATTGAGCCGATGAACCTCAAAGACGCTCGCCGCCGCGTGGCCGACGCCATGATCGCGGAGAATAAGTACGTGTTTTAGTCATTCGTTGTCATCTGCCTTTGGCGTCATTGGTTGTCATTAGGCTGCGCCGTTATTCATCGTCATTTATCGCAAAGAATGACC comes from Fibrella aestuarina BUZ 2 and encodes:
- a CDS encoding arsenite methyltransferase, with amino-acid sequence MQTDEQLKTLVRDTYTQVADQSRTVNAASCCGSACGCSPLDDAAIMADDYTDMAGYVADADLGLGCGLPTQFAQIKPGDVVVDLGSGAGNDCFVARAETGETGRVIGLDMTPAMIDRARQNTKKLGYTNVEFVYGDIEDMPLPHNLADVVVSNCVMNLVPNKAQAFAETFRILKPGGHFSISDIVLAGTLPPAIRQAAELYAGCVSGAIQEQAYLDTVTQAGFTNVQIQKRKPIVLPDDLLTQYLTAAELTAYKATQIGIFSITVYAEKANVQASAEATLVGATAGTACCGPDCC
- a CDS encoding ArsR/SmtB family transcription factor, producing MGLTKTEVFTADQNRIADLAKAFAHPARVAILQHLVKTQSCICGDLVDVLPLSQATVSQHLKELSRIGIVKGNVQPPRVCYCINEDVWAEAKAIFGSLLTSFEGNICC
- a CDS encoding acyl-CoA dehydrogenase family protein; the protein is MIATDNKASIKGGEFLIKDTDASQVFIPEEFTEEQQMIAATCREFLEREIWPRLDEIDAAKSPELMSSLMDKAGELGLLGTSVPEEYGGFGMNFNTSMLVAEATGAGHSFSVALSAHTGIGTLPIVYYGNEEQKAKYLPKLATGEWKAAYCLTEPDSGSDANSGKTKAKLTEDGKHYVINGQKMWITNGGFADLYIVFAKIDDDKNLSAFIVERSYDGITMNEPEHKLGIKGSDTRQVFFNDVKVPVENLLSERGNGFKIAVNILNIGRIKLGIAVVGGAKQTVNEAVRYANERKQFGISISRFGAIKHKLGEMAVKIYASESASYRAGQNIDDAIEDLKAGGMDDAQAKLKALEQFAIECAIMKVHGSEALDYVVDEGVQVYGGMGYSADAPMERAYRDARINRIFEGTNEINRMLVVDMLLKRAMKGELDLMGPAMAIAKEIMSIPDFSSDDDETLFAAEKKVLKNLKKAVLMVAGAAAQKFMAKLSHEQEILMNLADMAIEVYVAESVLLRVEKLIGLKGEGALSLQKDIALTYLHEAVEKINNAGRAAITSFAEGDELRVMLMGLKRFTKIEPMNLKDARRRVADAMIAENKYVF